A genomic region of Caloenas nicobarica isolate bCalNic1 chromosome 9, bCalNic1.hap1, whole genome shotgun sequence contains the following coding sequences:
- the SLC38A7 gene encoding sodium-coupled neutral amino acid transporter 7, whose product MAQGTGSINSDYKDWEWSADAGERARLLQSPSVETVPKSGESQGNGLGATSALGAVFIVVNAALGAGLLNFPAAFSMAGGVAVGITLQMCMLIFIIGGLVILAYCSQASNERTYQEVVWAVCGKVPGVLCEVAIAVYTFGTCIAFLIIIGDQEDKIIAALVTEPEEAESSRWYTDRKFTISITAFLLILPLSIPKEIGFQKYASSLSVIGTWYVTAVIIIKYIWPDKELVPVEIPTSPSTWTAVFNAVPTICFGFQCHVSSVPVFNSMKQPEVKTWGAVVTAAMVIALFVYMGTGVCGFLTFGAGVEQDVLLSYPSNDIPVALARAFIILCVLTSYPILHFCGRAVLEGLWLRYTGVTVEEDVVRERRRRLLQTISWFLLTLLLALFIPDIGKVISVIGGLAACFIFIFPGLCLIQAKLSEIQETRAISWWAQVSYGVFMVTLGAFIFGQTTANAIFVDLTA is encoded by the exons ATGGCTCAGGGCACCGGGAGCATCAATAGCGACTACAAGGATTGGGAGTGGAGCGCCGATGCTGGGGAACGGGCTAGgctcctgcagagccccagcGTGGAGACGGTGCCAAAGAGCGGAGAGAGCCAAGGAAATGGCTTGGGGGCCACGTCGGCTTTGGGAGCCGTCTTCATCGTGGTCAACGCGGCCCTCGGGGCTGGGCTGCTCAACTTCCCTGCCGCTTTCAGCATGGCCGGTGGCGTGGCCGTGGGCATCACATTGCAGATG TGCATGCTGATCTTTATCATCGGAGGCTTGGTCATCCTGGCGTACTGCTCGCAGGCCAGCAATGAGCGGACCTACCAGGAGGTGGTGTGGGCTGTCTGCGGGAAGGTGCCTGGCGTGCTCTGCGAAGTGGCTATCGCCGTCTACACCTTTGGCACCTGCATCGCTTTCCTCATCATCATTGGAGACCAGGAGGACAAGA TCATTGCTGCTCTCGTGACGGAGCCTGAGGAAGCTGAGAGCAGCCGCTGGTACACGGACCGCAAGTTCACCATCAGCATCACCGccttcctcctcatcctgcccctctccatccccaagGAGATCGGCTTCCAAAAATATGCCAG CTCCCTAAGCGTGATTGGCACCTGGTACGTCACGGCAGTCATTATCATCAAGTACATCTGGCCCGACAAGGAGCTAGTGCCTGTGGAGATCCCCACCAG cccctccACCTGGACGGCCGTCTTCAATGCTGTGCCCACCATCTGCTTTGGGTTCCAG TGCCACGTGAGCAGCGTGCCCGTCTTCAACAGCATGAAGCAGCCGGAGGTGAAGACCTGGGGGGCGGTGGTGACAGCGGCCATGGTGATCGCTCTCTTTGTCTACATGGGCACTG GTGTCTGTGGCTTCCTGACTTTTGGGGCCGGCGTGGAGCAGGACGTTTTGCTGTCCTACCCCTCCAACGACATCCCCGTTGCCCTTGCCCGCGCCTTCATCATCCTCTGCGTGCTGACGTCCTACCCCATCCTGCATTTCTGCGGCCG GGCGGTCTTGGAGGGTCTCTGGCTCCGTTACACCGGGGTGACAGTGGAGGAGGATGTGGTTCGGGAGCGGAGGAGGCGCCTGCTTCAGACCATCAGCTGGTTCCTCCTGACCCTTCTCCTGGCTCTCTTCATCCCCGACATCGGCAAAGTCATCTCTGTCATCGGGGGCTTGGCTGCCTgcttcatcttcatcttcccAG GGCTCTGCCTGATTCAAGCCAAGCTCTCCGAGATCCAAGAAACCAGGGCAATCAG CTGGTGGGCCCAGGTCAGCTACGGGGTTTTCATGGTCACCCTCGGAGCCTTCATCTTCGGACAGACCACTGCCAACGCCATCTTCGTGGATCTCACAGCCTGA